The following coding sequences are from one Hymenobacter sp. DG25A window:
- a CDS encoding Hsp20/alpha crystallin family protein: protein MATLLYNTLPTRRSPRAFNTVLNELLREGLQPQDKPATSFVPQADILESEQGFELHLALPGVAKEDVKIDFQEGRLVISGERKIPVSEENGPKFRRVETGFGTFSRMFRLPETVDVTGIDAQLADGLLRVMLPFDSKKVTKHQIEVR, encoded by the coding sequence ATGGCCACGCTTTTGTATAACACGCTTCCTACCCGCCGTTCGCCCCGCGCTTTCAACACGGTATTGAATGAGTTGCTGCGCGAAGGGCTGCAACCACAGGATAAACCCGCTACCAGCTTCGTGCCCCAGGCCGATATCCTGGAATCAGAGCAGGGTTTTGAGCTGCACCTGGCCTTGCCCGGCGTAGCGAAAGAAGACGTTAAAATTGATTTTCAGGAAGGCCGCCTCGTCATCAGTGGCGAGCGGAAAATACCGGTATCGGAAGAAAATGGGCCGAAATTCCGCCGCGTTGAAACCGGCTTCGGCACCTTCTCCCGCATGTTCCGCCTGCCCGAAACGGTAGATGTAACCGGTATTGATGCCCAGCTGGCAGATGGTCTGCTGCGGGTTATGCTTCCCTTTGATAGTAAGAAGGTAACCAAACACCAGATTGAAGTACGGTAA
- a CDS encoding Do family serine endopeptidase — protein sequence MQAKQMMLGLMASAVLGGSVAVGGYKLLEPERQVSPQAIAADPNVRYTSELRSSTYEVPEGLNFVAAASAVTPAVVHVMTEYAPKMTQNDAVRMDPFLRQFFGDDFNQGQRPQSGPQIGSGSGVIIAANGYIVTNNHVIDKADKIEVVLDDKRKYKAELVGADPTTDLAVLKVQADNLPFVRYGSSDDVKVGEWVLAVGNPFNLNSTVTAGIISAKGRNINILQREDRMGVEAFLQTDAVVNPGNSGGALVNLKGDLIGINSAIASRTGSFEGYSFAVPSSIVSKVVDDLLKYKVVQRALLGVNIREVDATLASEKKLASLNGVYVVGLSKNSAAADAGLKEGDIITEINGVKVNTSSQLQEQVARFRPGDKIKIAYLREGKERNAGATLRNATGTTDVIREEIASSIEYEGAKFAPLTRQEMNKLDLEGGAKISGVRGSNFKETGIGDGFIITRIDKNKVAKPQDVKRYLEEAKNNQGALVEGIYPDGRKAYYPIGQAE from the coding sequence ATGCAAGCCAAACAAATGATGCTCGGCCTCATGGCTTCCGCCGTTCTTGGCGGATCAGTGGCCGTGGGTGGGTATAAGCTATTGGAGCCGGAGCGCCAGGTATCGCCCCAGGCCATAGCTGCCGACCCTAACGTACGCTACACCAGTGAGCTGCGCAGCAGCACCTACGAAGTGCCCGAGGGCCTCAACTTCGTAGCCGCTGCCTCCGCCGTAACGCCTGCGGTAGTGCACGTAATGACAGAGTATGCGCCCAAAATGACGCAGAACGACGCCGTGCGGATGGACCCGTTCCTGCGCCAGTTCTTCGGCGACGATTTCAATCAGGGTCAGCGGCCCCAGTCGGGCCCGCAGATTGGCTCTGGCTCCGGCGTTATCATTGCCGCCAACGGCTACATCGTGACCAACAACCACGTGATTGATAAGGCTGATAAGATTGAGGTAGTACTGGACGATAAGCGCAAGTACAAGGCCGAACTGGTAGGCGCTGACCCCACCACTGACTTGGCCGTGCTGAAAGTGCAGGCCGATAACCTGCCCTTCGTTCGCTATGGCTCCTCCGACGACGTGAAGGTAGGGGAGTGGGTACTGGCTGTGGGCAACCCCTTCAACCTGAACTCTACCGTTACGGCGGGTATTATCTCGGCCAAGGGCCGCAACATCAACATTCTGCAGCGCGAAGACCGCATGGGGGTAGAAGCCTTCCTGCAGACCGATGCCGTGGTAAACCCCGGAAACTCGGGTGGTGCCCTGGTCAACCTGAAAGGCGACCTGATTGGTATTAACTCCGCCATTGCCTCGCGCACCGGCTCCTTTGAGGGCTACTCGTTTGCCGTACCCAGCTCCATTGTGAGCAAGGTGGTAGATGACCTTCTGAAATACAAAGTAGTACAGCGCGCCCTGCTCGGCGTCAACATCCGCGAAGTAGATGCCACGCTGGCCTCCGAAAAGAAGCTGGCTTCGCTGAACGGCGTATATGTGGTGGGCCTGAGCAAGAACAGCGCTGCTGCTGATGCCGGCCTGAAAGAGGGCGACATCATCACTGAAATCAACGGCGTGAAGGTCAATACGTCCTCGCAGCTGCAGGAGCAGGTAGCCCGCTTCCGCCCCGGCGACAAGATTAAGATTGCCTACCTGCGGGAAGGCAAGGAGCGCAATGCCGGCGCCACGTTGCGCAATGCCACGGGCACTACCGATGTCATTCGCGAAGAAATAGCGTCTTCTATTGAGTATGAGGGCGCCAAATTTGCGCCACTCACCCGCCAGGAAATGAATAAGCTGGACCTGGAAGGCGGCGCTAAAATCTCCGGCGTGCGCGGCAGCAACTTTAAAGAGACAGGCATTGGTGACGGCTTCATCATCACCCGCATCGATAAAAACAAAGTAGCCAAGCCTCAGGACGTGAAGCGCTATCTGGAAGAAGCCAAAAACAACCAGGGCGCGCTGGTAGAAGGTATCTACCCCGACGGCCGCAAAGCTTACTATCCTATCGGACAGGCAGAATAA
- a CDS encoding aldehyde dehydrogenase family protein, with amino-acid sequence MKQAFEEAVATGDAPAHADPHGIRTVLRELGVQAKNPAYSTGLIWGGADNSNTRTITSPADGKVIATVAMATAEDYEQVVRTAQAAFLTWRTMPAPKRGEIVRQIGNKLREFKEPLGKLVSYEMGKIMQEGLGEVQEMIDICDFAVGLSRQLYGFTMHSERPAHRMYEQYHPLGIVATISAFNFPVAVWSWNAMLAAVCGDVNIWKPSEKTPLAAVAVQHIIQDVLRENNLPEGIFNLIIGDAEIGAKMATDTRIPLVSATGSTRMGKKVGEVVGGRLGRALLELGGNNAIILTQHADLDMAMRAVVFGAVGTAGQRCTTTRRLIIHESVFEDVKARLLKIYPKLPIGNPLKEGTLVGPLIDEQAVHMFTKALQEVQAEGGKLLFGGEVLKGEAYASGTYVTPAIVEAENHYHTVQEETFAPILYLIKYSGSVEAAIELQNGVKQGLSSSIFSLNMRETETFLSHAGSDCGLANVNIGTSGAEIGGAFGGEKETGGGRESGSDAWRVYMRRQTNTINYSTQMPLAQGITFDV; translated from the coding sequence ATGAAACAAGCTTTTGAAGAGGCCGTTGCTACCGGCGACGCACCCGCCCACGCCGACCCGCACGGCATCCGTACTGTGCTGCGCGAGCTAGGCGTGCAGGCCAAAAACCCCGCTTACAGCACCGGCCTGATCTGGGGCGGCGCTGATAACAGCAACACCCGCACCATTACCTCCCCCGCCGACGGCAAAGTAATTGCCACCGTAGCCATGGCCACGGCCGAGGACTATGAGCAGGTAGTGCGCACGGCCCAGGCAGCTTTCCTCACCTGGCGCACCATGCCCGCCCCTAAGCGCGGCGAGATTGTGCGCCAGATTGGCAACAAGCTGCGCGAGTTCAAGGAGCCCCTGGGCAAGCTGGTAAGCTACGAAATGGGCAAAATCATGCAGGAAGGCCTGGGTGAAGTGCAGGAGATGATTGACATCTGCGACTTTGCCGTGGGCCTCTCGCGCCAGCTTTATGGCTTTACCATGCACTCGGAGCGCCCGGCGCACCGCATGTACGAGCAGTATCACCCCTTGGGCATTGTGGCTACTATTTCGGCCTTCAACTTCCCGGTGGCTGTGTGGAGCTGGAACGCCATGCTGGCCGCCGTATGTGGTGATGTAAACATCTGGAAGCCCTCAGAGAAAACTCCGCTGGCCGCCGTAGCCGTGCAGCACATTATTCAGGACGTGCTGCGCGAAAACAACCTGCCCGAAGGCATCTTCAACCTCATCATTGGTGATGCGGAAATTGGCGCTAAAATGGCCACCGATACGCGCATTCCGCTGGTGTCGGCTACGGGCTCTACCCGCATGGGTAAGAAAGTAGGAGAAGTTGTGGGTGGCCGCCTGGGCCGCGCGCTGCTGGAGCTGGGCGGCAACAACGCCATTATCCTCACCCAGCACGCCGACCTGGACATGGCCATGCGCGCCGTGGTATTTGGCGCGGTAGGCACGGCCGGCCAGCGCTGCACTACCACGCGCCGCCTCATCATCCACGAGTCGGTGTTTGAGGATGTGAAAGCCCGTCTGCTGAAAATATACCCCAAGCTGCCCATCGGCAACCCGCTGAAGGAAGGCACGCTGGTTGGTCCGCTCATTGATGAGCAGGCGGTACATATGTTCACCAAAGCTTTACAGGAAGTACAGGCCGAAGGCGGCAAGCTGCTATTTGGTGGCGAAGTGCTGAAAGGCGAGGCTTATGCCAGCGGCACGTACGTAACGCCGGCCATTGTGGAAGCCGAAAACCACTACCACACGGTGCAGGAAGAAACCTTCGCGCCTATCCTGTACCTCATCAAGTACAGCGGCAGCGTGGAAGCCGCCATTGAGTTGCAGAACGGCGTGAAGCAGGGCCTGTCTTCCAGCATTTTCTCGCTGAACATGCGCGAAACCGAAACCTTCCTCTCACACGCCGGCTCCGACTGCGGCCTAGCCAACGTGAACATCGGTACCTCCGGGGCTGAAATTGGCGGGGCTTTCGGGGGCGAAAAAGAAACCGGCGGCGGCCGGGAGTCCGGCTCCGATGCCTGGCGCGTGTACATGCGCCGCCAGACCAACACCATCAACTATTCCACCCAGATGCCGCTGGCGCAGGGTATTACATTTGATGTGTAA
- a CDS encoding RNA polymerase sigma factor has translation MEAVAYTDINAPLVERCRLGDRRAQAEIYKRYSRAMFNASLRITGNYAEAEDVLQEAFLSAFRELHSYKGDSSFGSWLKRIVINKSINCLRNRRLQLVPLGEQHDGISIDYAETSAELEETTWRADVVRRCVQELPDGYRVVLSLYLLEGYDHAEIASILNITESTSKSQYSRARKKLLELARNHGM, from the coding sequence ATGGAAGCAGTAGCGTATACCGACATCAATGCCCCGCTCGTAGAGCGGTGCCGGCTGGGCGACCGTCGTGCCCAGGCCGAAATCTATAAACGGTACTCCCGCGCCATGTTTAATGCGTCTTTGCGCATTACGGGCAACTACGCGGAGGCGGAGGATGTGCTGCAGGAAGCATTTTTGAGTGCTTTCCGCGAGCTGCACAGCTACAAGGGAGATTCGTCCTTTGGCAGCTGGCTGAAGCGCATCGTCATCAACAAATCCATCAATTGCCTGCGCAACCGCCGCCTGCAACTGGTGCCGCTGGGAGAGCAGCATGACGGAATAAGCATTGATTACGCGGAAACCAGCGCGGAGCTGGAAGAAACCACCTGGCGGGCCGACGTTGTACGCCGGTGCGTGCAGGAGCTGCCGGATGGCTACCGCGTGGTGTTGTCGTTGTACCTGCTGGAGGGATACGACCACGCCGAAATTGCCTCCATTCTTAATATCACTGAATCTACTTCCAAGTCGCAATACAGCCGCGCCCGCAAAAAACTGCTGGAGCTGGCCCGCAACCACGGAATGTAA
- a CDS encoding PPC domain-containing DNA-binding protein — protein sequence MSVPVAQPSAMRTYALRLRPGDDLRQQLLAFVAQHHLKAATVLTCVGSLTTATLRLANQSGPTVYQGHFEIVSLVGTLSVNGSHLHLAFADSTGRTVGGHLLDGNRIYTTAELVLGVLDDVDFRRETDPVSTYQELVVYPVKPDGKKRASPKK from the coding sequence ATGTCGGTTCCTGTGGCCCAGCCTTCTGCTATGCGTACCTATGCCCTGCGCCTGCGCCCGGGCGATGATTTGCGCCAGCAGTTGCTGGCGTTTGTAGCGCAGCACCACCTGAAGGCCGCCACGGTGCTTACCTGCGTGGGCAGCCTCACTACGGCTACGCTGCGCCTGGCCAACCAATCGGGGCCTACAGTGTACCAGGGGCATTTTGAGATAGTGTCGTTGGTGGGCACGCTGTCGGTAAACGGCAGCCACCTGCACTTGGCGTTTGCCGATTCTACGGGCCGCACCGTGGGCGGGCACCTGCTGGATGGTAACCGCATTTACACCACCGCCGAGCTGGTGCTGGGCGTGCTGGATGATGTTGATTTCCGGCGTGAAACCGACCCGGTATCTACTTACCAGGAACTAGTGGTATACCCGGTAAAGCCGGACGGGAAAAAGCGCGCTTCACCTAAAAAATAA
- a CDS encoding DUF3857 domain-containing protein, producing the protein MHTFHYRYLLVGLLSAFSFTARAQQPSQLLAQALQQYPGEKAVYLDYRQDLTVEIVGDSVQVLARHHYDMLHLDAQTSMYADDRVYSSLFNRLQKVEARTLVPNGRDYRAVKVTDFKSKFETQPGIFYDDTRVTTFSFPVLTPGARTVTDYTVRHPDSRFLQPFFFSSYVPVRHAELTITAPAGVKVEGKLFNTDQVKVQFSKQQKGNTVVYRWAADNLPTPPRDDNGPESSYYRPHLMYYIEEAPVAGQQRKLLSGVPELFSLYSSFITRIDRKNNPALKHTVDSLVVGAKTEEERVRRIFYWVQDNVRYIAFENGLRGFIPHDAGLVYGRRYGDCKDMANLTHDMLQLAGIKSYLTWIGTRDLPYRYSDVATPGVDNHMITTYEARPGQYVFLDATSQHTPFGMPSSMIQGKEALLSIDGKTSKVVSVPVIPKEQNSIADVSTLTLDGTGLRGKGQLTMSGYPKIMQSYALDGLDETNEPRYLKKLLERGNNKFFVDRYTIRNREERDKPLAIDYEYHVQDYVQKLDGEIYVNLNLEQPYANDRIDPAKRRLPRYNEFNHTTHSRTELEIPAGYEVEYLPANAAVQDPVLGFTIRYERAGNKIVQDKEVYINYLLLQPTQFAQWNAVVDKLTAAYRDVVILKRKKA; encoded by the coding sequence ATGCATACTTTTCATTATCGATATCTGCTGGTTGGGCTGCTAAGTGCTTTCAGCTTCACGGCCCGGGCCCAGCAACCCTCGCAGCTTCTGGCGCAGGCCCTGCAGCAGTACCCCGGCGAAAAAGCCGTGTACCTGGACTATCGCCAGGACCTGACCGTGGAAATTGTGGGCGACTCGGTGCAGGTGCTGGCCCGCCACCATTATGATATGCTGCACCTGGACGCCCAGACTTCCATGTATGCTGATGACCGGGTGTACAGCTCCCTGTTCAACCGCCTGCAGAAAGTGGAGGCCCGCACCCTGGTGCCCAACGGCCGCGACTACCGGGCCGTGAAGGTGACGGACTTTAAATCGAAGTTTGAAACCCAGCCCGGTATTTTCTACGACGATACCCGCGTGACTACCTTCAGCTTCCCGGTGTTGACGCCCGGGGCGCGTACCGTAACGGACTACACCGTGCGCCACCCCGATTCGCGCTTTCTGCAGCCTTTCTTCTTTAGCTCCTACGTGCCCGTGCGCCACGCTGAGCTGACCATTACGGCCCCCGCCGGGGTGAAAGTGGAAGGCAAGCTCTTCAATACCGACCAGGTAAAGGTGCAGTTCAGTAAGCAGCAGAAAGGAAACACGGTAGTTTACCGCTGGGCCGCCGACAACCTGCCCACGCCCCCGCGCGACGACAACGGCCCGGAAAGCAGCTATTACCGCCCCCACCTGATGTATTACATTGAGGAGGCACCGGTGGCCGGGCAGCAGCGCAAACTGCTCTCCGGCGTGCCCGAGCTGTTCTCGCTCTACTCCAGCTTCATCACCCGCATCGACCGGAAGAACAACCCCGCCCTCAAGCACACCGTGGATTCCCTGGTAGTGGGCGCCAAAACCGAGGAGGAGCGGGTACGCCGCATTTTCTACTGGGTGCAGGATAACGTGCGCTACATAGCCTTCGAAAACGGCCTGCGCGGGTTTATTCCCCACGATGCCGGCCTGGTGTATGGCCGTCGCTACGGCGACTGCAAGGACATGGCCAACCTCACGCACGACATGCTGCAGCTGGCGGGCATCAAATCCTACCTCACCTGGATTGGCACCCGCGACCTGCCCTACCGCTACTCCGACGTGGCCACGCCCGGCGTGGATAACCATATGATTACCACCTACGAGGCCAGGCCCGGGCAGTACGTTTTCCTGGATGCTACCAGCCAGCACACGCCGTTTGGAATGCCTTCTTCCATGATTCAGGGCAAGGAAGCACTGCTGTCTATTGATGGGAAAACCTCCAAAGTGGTCAGCGTGCCGGTTATTCCGAAGGAGCAGAACAGCATTGCCGATGTTTCGACGCTGACGCTGGACGGAACAGGGCTGCGCGGCAAAGGGCAGCTGACCATGAGCGGCTACCCCAAGATTATGCAGTCCTATGCTTTGGATGGGCTGGATGAAACCAACGAGCCCAGGTACCTGAAAAAGCTGCTGGAGCGCGGCAACAACAAGTTTTTCGTAGACCGCTACACCATTCGTAACCGCGAAGAGCGCGACAAACCCCTGGCCATCGATTATGAATACCACGTGCAGGACTACGTGCAGAAGCTGGACGGTGAAATCTACGTGAACCTGAACCTGGAGCAGCCCTACGCCAACGACCGGATAGACCCGGCCAAGCGCCGTCTGCCCCGCTACAACGAGTTCAACCACACCACGCACTCCCGCACCGAGCTGGAAATTCCGGCCGGCTACGAGGTGGAATACCTGCCCGCCAATGCCGCCGTGCAGGACCCCGTGCTGGGCTTCACCATCCGCTACGAGCGCGCCGGCAATAAAATTGTGCAGGATAAGGAAGTCTACATTAACTACCTGCTGCTGCAGCCCACGCAGTTTGCCCAGTGGAATGCTGTGGTGGATAAGCTGACGGCCGCCTACCGGGACGTGGTCATCCTAAAGCGAAAAAAAGCCTGA
- a CDS encoding DUF3857 domain-containing protein, with protein MPSIFRMRLLAVLLLLLTSTAAVLAQSVATAVPSTLRYANYNWEARRGRLPISAADAQLPAVILRQLIAHEYASDASHEKLELYTTDHRIIRVNSADAIEQFNKIYIPIQDGGQLLSLKARTISPRGEIVEVDQSSIKELQDDERRFKIFALEGVQKGSEIEYLYTRTRPFNFYGRDYLQSDIPARNVTFELISPETLVFDTRVYHGPKPAPDTLVEGKHLIRLQLDKVAPVREEAFANVQAEQMRIEYKLAYNQARGEERLFTWDDASQYLHSNIYSLTKDEGKAVDKLLKQLKVAASARPEAKIQAVEQYIKSNFNLDPAAEGDLTKVIATRNAPESAFTKLFAVVFRRLGLEHELVFTTGREEAPFDETFDTWNYLDHSLIYFPGTKQFMAPTRPDYRYGMVPAEWTANKGLFVRTVKEGKTERGTGKVRDIPTLTAAQSPNDLDITVRFSPEMDKATVDMRQTFGGYNAQAIQPFYSFIPEDKRTEAMQELVKSNVKDATIKSLKVINGEPGLSPLTKPFIVDATVESVALLDRAGPRYLFHIGELIGPQSELYQTTERQFDVENDFNRSYHRVIKFELPAGYQVRNAQDLNLNVQAGPDAKTPVYYFRSGSEQKGQLVTITIDEVYNQIRWPKKDFEAYRNIINAAANFNKVVLVLEKK; from the coding sequence ATGCCTTCTATTTTCCGGATGCGGCTGCTTGCTGTGCTGCTGTTATTGCTAACCAGCACCGCGGCGGTGCTCGCGCAGTCGGTGGCTACGGCCGTGCCTTCTACTCTGCGCTATGCCAACTATAACTGGGAGGCGCGCCGCGGCCGGCTGCCCATTTCCGCCGCCGATGCCCAGCTGCCTGCCGTTATTCTGCGCCAGCTCATCGCCCACGAGTATGCCTCCGATGCCAGCCACGAGAAGCTGGAGCTGTATACCACCGACCACCGTATTATCCGGGTAAACTCCGCCGATGCCATTGAGCAGTTCAACAAAATCTACATTCCGATTCAGGACGGGGGCCAGCTGCTTTCCCTGAAGGCACGCACCATCAGCCCCCGGGGCGAGATAGTGGAGGTAGACCAGAGCAGCATCAAGGAGCTGCAGGACGATGAGCGGCGCTTCAAGATTTTTGCCCTGGAAGGCGTGCAGAAAGGCAGCGAGATTGAGTACCTCTACACCCGCACCCGCCCTTTCAACTTCTACGGGCGCGATTATCTGCAATCCGATATCCCGGCCCGCAACGTCACGTTTGAGCTGATTTCGCCGGAAACGCTGGTGTTTGATACCCGCGTGTACCACGGCCCCAAGCCCGCCCCCGATACCCTGGTGGAGGGCAAGCACCTGATCCGGCTGCAGCTGGACAAAGTGGCTCCGGTACGCGAAGAGGCTTTTGCCAACGTGCAGGCCGAGCAGATGCGCATCGAGTACAAGCTGGCTTACAACCAGGCCCGCGGCGAGGAGCGCCTGTTTACCTGGGACGATGCCAGCCAGTATCTGCACAGCAATATCTACTCCCTTACCAAGGACGAAGGGAAAGCGGTGGATAAGCTCCTGAAGCAGCTGAAAGTAGCGGCCAGCGCCAGGCCCGAAGCCAAAATCCAGGCTGTGGAGCAGTACATCAAAAGCAATTTCAACCTGGACCCGGCTGCCGAGGGCGACCTGACGAAGGTAATTGCCACGCGCAACGCCCCGGAAAGCGCCTTCACCAAGCTCTTTGCCGTGGTATTCCGGCGCCTGGGCCTGGAGCATGAGCTCGTATTTACCACCGGCCGCGAGGAAGCGCCTTTCGACGAAACCTTCGATACCTGGAATTACCTCGACCACAGCCTGATTTACTTTCCCGGCACCAAGCAGTTTATGGCGCCCACCCGGCCCGACTACCGCTACGGCATGGTGCCCGCCGAGTGGACGGCCAACAAAGGCCTGTTCGTGCGCACCGTGAAGGAAGGCAAAACCGAGCGGGGTACCGGCAAAGTGCGCGATATTCCCACCCTTACGGCCGCACAAAGCCCCAACGACCTTGATATTACCGTGCGCTTCTCCCCGGAAATGGACAAAGCCACCGTGGACATGCGCCAGACCTTTGGCGGCTACAATGCCCAGGCCATTCAGCCCTTCTACTCCTTTATTCCGGAAGACAAGCGCACCGAGGCCATGCAGGAGCTGGTGAAGTCCAATGTGAAGGATGCCACCATCAAGAGCCTGAAGGTTATCAATGGCGAACCGGGCCTGAGCCCGCTGACCAAGCCCTTTATTGTGGATGCCACGGTAGAATCCGTGGCGCTACTGGACCGGGCCGGGCCACGCTACCTGTTCCATATCGGGGAGCTGATTGGGCCGCAGTCGGAGCTGTACCAGACCACGGAGCGGCAGTTTGACGTGGAAAACGACTTCAACCGCAGCTACCACCGCGTTATTAAGTTTGAGCTGCCCGCCGGCTACCAGGTGCGCAACGCCCAGGACCTGAACCTGAACGTGCAGGCCGGCCCCGATGCCAAGACGCCCGTGTATTATTTCCGCTCCGGCTCCGAGCAGAAAGGCCAGCTGGTCACCATCACCATTGATGAAGTCTACAACCAGATTCGCTGGCCCAAAAAGGACTTTGAGGCTTACCGCAACATCATCAACGCGGCCGCCAACTTCAATAAAGTAGTGCTGGTGCTGGAGAAAAAATAA
- a CDS encoding PaaI family thioesterase, translating into MDKAAAFRQTISNPVKLRLFMLRSLPMAYLAGLRVASITPEHATVTVPFKYLTKNPFRSIYFACLSMAAEMAGGVLAMMHIQGAGVPVSMLVVGMEADFTKKAVGLIAFTSTNGHEIEEAIAESRATGEGRTVVCTSTGLDLQGDVVATFRITWSFRAKKNRDEAQQ; encoded by the coding sequence ATGGACAAGGCCGCGGCATTTCGCCAAACCATTTCCAACCCCGTGAAGCTGCGCCTGTTTATGCTGCGCAGCCTGCCCATGGCCTATCTGGCCGGGCTGCGCGTGGCCAGCATCACGCCGGAGCACGCTACCGTCACGGTGCCGTTCAAGTACCTCACCAAAAATCCCTTCCGCAGCATCTACTTTGCCTGCCTGAGCATGGCCGCCGAAATGGCCGGCGGCGTGCTGGCCATGATGCACATTCAGGGCGCGGGCGTACCGGTGTCGATGCTGGTAGTGGGCATGGAGGCTGATTTCACCAAGAAAGCGGTGGGACTGATTGCCTTCACCAGCACCAATGGCCATGAAATAGAGGAGGCCATTGCCGAAAGCCGCGCTACCGGCGAAGGCCGCACGGTGGTCTGCACCAGCACCGGCCTTGATTTGCAGGGCGACGTGGTAGCCACGTTCCGCATCACGTGGTCGTTCCGGGCGAAAAAAAATCGGGACGAAGCTCAGCAGTAG
- a CDS encoding 3-oxoacyl-ACP synthase III family protein translates to MSNRLYSVVTATGSYLPTRVITNEHFVSTAFFDAGGNRLDKPGQEIAEKFEQITEIRERRYVTDDLCTSDIGFFAAQAALASSTIDQEELDYIIVAHNFGNVSATNKRTDMVPSLAARIKAKLGIKNPYTVAYDLPFGCPGWLQGVIQADYFLRSGDAKKVLVIGAEVLSRVSDPHDRDSMLYADGAGAVLLEARESETPVGILKHGTRSDTDQFAHLLRMGTSYNPEYTAQDLFLKMDGRKLYEYALKTVPQAIKACLEKAGVPIEAVSKVLIHQANGKMDDAILKRLYALYNIQEPPAGVMPMTVSWLGNSSVATLPTLLDLMLKGELENQTIQPGDTLVFASVGAGMNINAVVYRVPEEA, encoded by the coding sequence ATGAGTAATAGATTGTATTCGGTCGTTACGGCCACGGGCAGTTACCTGCCCACCCGCGTTATTACCAACGAGCATTTTGTGTCTACGGCGTTTTTTGATGCCGGCGGCAACCGGCTGGATAAACCCGGCCAGGAAATAGCCGAGAAGTTTGAGCAGATTACCGAAATCCGGGAGCGGCGCTACGTTACCGATGACCTGTGCACCTCCGATATTGGCTTCTTTGCTGCGCAGGCCGCGCTGGCCTCTTCTACTATCGATCAGGAAGAGCTGGACTACATCATTGTAGCGCACAACTTCGGCAACGTATCAGCCACCAATAAGCGCACGGATATGGTGCCCAGCCTGGCCGCCCGCATTAAGGCAAAACTCGGCATCAAAAACCCCTATACCGTAGCTTACGACCTGCCGTTTGGCTGCCCGGGCTGGCTGCAGGGCGTAATTCAGGCCGATTACTTTCTGCGCTCCGGCGATGCTAAAAAGGTGCTGGTGATAGGGGCGGAGGTTCTCTCCCGGGTATCGGACCCCCACGACCGGGACAGCATGCTCTACGCCGATGGCGCCGGCGCCGTGCTGCTGGAAGCCCGGGAAAGCGAGACGCCGGTGGGCATCCTCAAACACGGCACCCGCTCCGATACCGACCAGTTTGCGCACCTGCTGCGCATGGGCACATCCTACAACCCGGAGTATACCGCCCAGGATTTATTCCTGAAAATGGACGGGCGCAAGCTCTACGAATACGCCCTGAAAACCGTGCCCCAAGCCATTAAAGCCTGCCTGGAAAAGGCCGGTGTACCGATTGAGGCTGTCAGTAAAGTGCTAATTCATCAGGCCAATGGTAAGATGGATGATGCCATTCTGAAGCGCCTCTACGCCTTGTACAACATTCAGGAGCCGCCGGCCGGGGTAATGCCCATGACGGTTTCCTGGCTGGGCAACTCCTCCGTGGCTACCCTGCCCACCCTGCTGGACCTCATGCTGAAAGGCGAGCTGGAAAACCAGACTATACAGCCCGGCGATACGCTGGTATTTGCCTCCGTAGGGGCTGGTATGAACATTAATGCCGTGGTATACCGGGTGCCGGAAGAGGCTTAA
- a CDS encoding rhodanese-like domain-containing protein, translating to MYQNLSAAQFGAGMRQTGALLIDVRRPDEFAQGHLPAALNMDVSDPDFAQRIATLDTKRPAYVYCRSGARSAKAAKELGLAGFTHVFNLAGGMLEWPSKLGRSTLRK from the coding sequence GTGTATCAAAATCTTTCCGCTGCGCAGTTTGGTGCCGGCATGCGCCAGACAGGTGCCTTACTAATCGATGTGCGGCGCCCCGATGAGTTTGCCCAGGGTCACCTGCCGGCTGCACTGAACATGGACGTTTCTGACCCTGATTTCGCCCAGCGTATTGCCACCCTGGATACCAAGCGTCCGGCCTACGTGTATTGCCGCAGCGGCGCCCGCTCCGCCAAAGCAGCCAAGGAACTAGGTCTTGCCGGCTTTACTCATGTATTTAATCTGGCCGGCGGCATGCTGGAGTGGCCAAGCAAGCTTGGGCGCTCCACGTTGCGCAAATAG